Proteins encoded in a region of the Sugiyamaella lignohabitans strain CBS 10342 chromosome B, complete sequence genome:
- the DCP2 gene encoding decapping enzyme complex catalytic subunit DCP1, with protein MTKALMVKGWRSDSPWGFPKGKINKDEPDELCAIREVYEEIGYDISPFLVSPDYVEVTIQQKSIRLYIVRGIPGNTHFMPRTRKEISVSFHGGRGLPPAAGAPPQTLVVPASQELAQTADGNDSSEARGATGSGAEPQPPEAEGNWVLTRHTEN; from the coding sequence atgacCAAAGCTCTCATGGTCAAAGGCTGGCGGTCAGACTCGCCATGGGGCTTCCCCAAAggcaaaatcaacaaagacGAACCCGACGAATTGTGCGCCATTCGCGAGGTCTATGAAGAAATCGGCTACGATATCTCGCCGTTCCTAGTGTCCCCCGACTACGTCGAGGTCACCATCCAACAGAAGAGCATCCGTCTCTACATCGTACGTGGCATCCCGGGCAATACTCATTTCATGCCCCGAACTCGTAAGGAAATCAGTGTAAGTTTTCACGGGGGGAGGGGTctacctccggcggctggggctccgccccagaccctggttgttcctgcttcgcaggagttggcgcAGACCGCAgacggaaacgactcgagcgaagcgagaggagccacggggtctggggcagagccccagccgccggaggcagaggggAATTGGGTATTAACAAGGCATACAGAAAATTGA